Below is a window of Sylvia atricapilla isolate bSylAtr1 chromosome 2, bSylAtr1.pri, whole genome shotgun sequence DNA.
GCTGAAACCATAGTTGATGCAGTGGTCTTAACTGGGCTTTAGATATATTGCTTGATCAAATGAACAAAACATATCATGATGTTTTTTATGCCGTTGTCTGATTTGTCACTTGAATTCTCATCTTTTCTCGCCTCTTATTTCTCAGCCATTCTCAGAAATTTTGGGTGCTGTTCAGTAAAAAATACTCATGTGGAATGTGAGAAAAACATCCAACATTTCGAGAAAGGCTGAGGTGAAAGGAGAGAAAGCCTATCAGAATCTGTCCTCTGGGACTGCATAGAGTGATAGCAATTTGCCATTGTGCcagtagatttatttttatggaataaaaaaaaaataaatcgAACTCTATTAAATAGACTATAAGAAGAGTCTCCAAGTTAATTGCTGTTTACAGATCTGCCTGGCAAACAGTGACAGTGTGAATCCTGCAAGTGGTGAGAGGGTGGTCTGTAGTGTCCCACAGCTCTTGATTTCACACTTACAAGCTGTTGTGAGGCCTTTCTAATTCATTTTAAGATGCAATAATATTTCAGATCATGTGTGTCACCCCATCATTTTGCAAGGATTCCAACTAGGTCAGCTGACACTGTTGTAGAAATCTTCAGTACgttttaatttggtttcttttgaaTACTGCCTGCTGTAGAATAGGCATTTTAAGGTGTGCATTTGGCATATTATTTAGCAGTTGTGTGGCAGAAGTATCTGTTAATGGTGTCATATTTTTAACTTATGTTATTGGAAGGATAAATCAGGGcataaagcagatatttatgCAGACATAGAGGGATAAAGCAGAATTGTTTTCTCCTCATTCATGGTTTTGGTTCAACTTTCTTTTATCTGACAAAtgtcttcctcttcccttccctgctccccttCTAACTGTGACATTTCAGGGGAAATGTGACTCAAGCttcctttttacatttttctaggGAAAGAATTTCATAATTTCTACACTTTATCTAATACAGAATTGAAAACGGAAAGGAACTTCAtaagattatatatatatatattttaatttagaatgttagaaatataattaaaagtACTGACAAAAAGTGAAAACTAAATCAGCCTACTGATTTCCATTCTGTTAATTCTGTGTGACTggctttggtgtttttttcccctaatagGTGGGTGGAGCTTCTCTTGACTCTATGCATATGATTGGAGTTAGTCTTGGTGCTCATGTAGCTGGTTTTGTTGGCCAGAAGTATAATGGCAAATTTGGCAGAATTACAGGTAAGGTTTTTAATCCCAGTGCACATGTTCTCTTGTACCTTGTATTGTTGTCAGAGCACAAATTGACAAACAAGAACTGAATATTAAATGACACACATGAGGAAAAATATATCCCTGATAGCAGTGCAGGAAATTGGGCTAGTCTGCCTTTAGGACATAAACCACAGATTAAATTTTCCAACCTGGTTATCTTCTAGTCTCTCAAATGAAAATTGAGTGCTACATCTAAATGCCACTTAAGTTAAATGATATGCTACCTGAGTGTCTGACTAGTTGTGTTCTGGAGGTGAGAGCTGTTACATTgtgcattttggttttgtgaagTGTATAATAGGTACAGTattttctggggaaaaggaCTAAAGAAATTCTCCTGATTTGATCCCTGATGCTGTTGGCTTATCTGAATAAATGGGAGATGAGCACATCTAGttatggaaagagagaaattcacAGACAGATGTGGGTTGATCAGTCTTGGGGCAGGAATCCTTGCATTTCTTAGcaagctgaagagaaaaattacactttataaaaatttttatactgagaaaatgaagaatCACTGCTGAATGATGCTCAGATGTTGGTCTTTTATATATCTGTAGAAGAAACCCAGGGTTTATGATGCAAATGTTGTTTTTATTCAGGTCTGGATCCAGCAGGCCCTTCATTCACTGGAGAGCCACCAGAGAGCAGACTGGATCCTACTGATGCACAGTTTGTGGATGTGATCCATTCAGATATTAATGGTAATAACATAGCCTTGACTTGCCCGTTTCAGCTtgagaaaaggcaggaaagcaaGTGAGAAATAAGTGAGATAGGCTGTTTCAGTAACATCCAAATAGTGCTGCAGGAGAGTATTTTGTGTAACCATGAATGTTCTTTTGCTGTGCAAGTGTGTATGAACAGAGGTTGTAAGCACATGGTTATCACTGAATTAATCCCTTCTGAGAGAGTCAGGCTCTGCTGTATCAACTTAGTACACCACAGAGCCACTGCTTAAGATACTAAATTATGCTACTGTAAGgttaaaaagaagaatattgTAAAGTCTGCTTCATCTATGCTTTAATctctggtttcatttttttcttcaaaaccGTAAGTGAACCTTTAATAACACAATTGTCCCATTATCTGTGTAGTTTCATATCAGTttctttaataatattaaaatataagcATTTTCCTATACAAATTTATATGTGAGGCTGTAAAATACCAACCCTTGCAATGTTCCCATTATGTGAATAAAGGTAAAGTGGGGTAAAAAGTAAGGTAGGTCATACTGAATTAACTCTTACTCGTGGAATTTTGCTTACTTTTATAGGACAGATACTAATTTTCTACTTTTGATTTACTGCTAATATTAGCGTACTTCAGAATCCTATGTCCTGCAAAAAATGGAAGCTTTTACTCTAATGAAAATTGCACTGGGAAAGAATTTTGGTTTCTGGAGAGAAAATGAGTTTCATAAATTTATTTGTGTAAATAATATCTCAGTTATAgctgtttctgttctttcccttttgCAGCAGTAGGAATTTTACACAATTTTGTATACATTCATGTATAgcattttacatatttttcttaaaagaaaaaatccttgaCTTTTATCTCATACGATGACTTTCATTTACGGTACAAAATAATGGTATAAttgcagacattttctttaGGATCTTCATGATCTTTGCAGTGAATGTGTTGATAAATAATTGCCTTCATAATTCTCTTTATGGGTTTTATTCATTCATGATGTTTTTACTTTAGCACTAGGTTACAAGAGGCCTTTGGGAACCATTGATTTCTATCCAAATGGAGGAATGGATCAGCCTGGTTGtccaaaaacatttttcagtggtaaacaaaaatctgtttatttaatgagaagaaaagttTGAGATCAAATCAAAAAAGGTTAAATTGAATTGAGTGTACACTGCACTTAGTCAGTAATATGGAACCTGAGattatattctttctttttctctctatgcaacaaaagaaaaataataaagatatttgaaaataatcttGCTATAACATACATATCCCATCAAAGCATTAATATTGGCATGATGGGGTCACGTTATTGTATTATATATACAACCTGAATATACTGGTCATTATTTTTGCATGGTTATATGGGTCCAGACGTGGGGAAAGGTGTTTGTGTCCCAGTGGTTTGGGCAGGATCCCTTGCCTATGGTATGGAAGGCAAGGCTTCCACATCCCCACTGTGTTTTAGGTTCCTCCTGGCTGGCAATGATTAACTAAGTTTTGGTATTGGATATGTCTTTTAGGCTCTAGGATGAAAACAGTTTTATGAAATGATCTTTTGATGCAGAATTTTGATTATTTCAGCTTCCATGAGTGTTAGGCAATGTTGCTggcaattatttttgtttactcTTTTGGATATGTTTGTTTCTGTCAGTGTTTGCCATTCCTAATCTGCACAGTGCTGCTTGCAGTTAGAGCTGCTGCAAATGCATAAGGCTTTCACTTTATCTGTGAGTATGGGAAAATCCCTTAAGCCAGCATGATTGTCATCTCTACAATTCCCAGAATTTGCTTTGTtaggaaaggaaggaatttattttccaaaaaaactAGAGAGAAGAATCTCTGATGTGTTCTCATGGTAATTTTTTTGGCCAAAGAAATCTGTCACTGTCAGAGAGTGACAGGTTTCATGGAGAATTTGTGGATGTGCCACAGGAtgagccctggaagtgttcgaGGCCAGGgtggatggggctctgagcaacctggtctagtgcaaggtgtccctgcccaaggcagaggggctggaacaagatgatacttaaggtcccttccttaaatcattctgtgattctatttatacatttttttcattaataaaatttattaagtgttcttggcttttttttgttttcttctctgaaggAGTTCAGTTTTTTAAATGTGACCATCAGAGAGCTGTCTTCCTCTTCTTATCATCTTTGAAAAGCAAGTGCGACATAATAACGTATCCCTGTGACTCTTATTTGGATtacaagagaggaaaatgtgTTGATTGTGATGCTTTCCAGCCAATGTCCTGCCCAGTACTGGGTAAGTGTTACTATATCTATTCTGGGTTGGGTGAGATTCCCAGGGAAGTTAAAGCAGTTTAAAGTTCATGGGTTTGTCTGCTTTATGGCACCCTGTTGGGCACAGGTGCTGAATGTTCCTACTCTTTGGTCTTTGTGCTTTCCAGTCTGGAATGGATTCAgtgtttttcccctttctaGAGAGAAATTACTTGTGCTTTTAGTTCATCATTTCAGGCTTTAAGAGTGTCTTAAGATCCCTAGAGGAcctgtggtttttatttaagAGTAATAATGTTTAACGCAACTTAATGGTTCTTTTCGCTCTTCCTTTGGAATCAAGCTTTTTATTTGGAGAAGATTTTAGTTGTCTGGGGGTTTGTTGCTTTTAGAGAGGATCTGGGTGCAGTTTGAAAATAGTGTGAACATTTCCTAGTTGGCAGGGTTTTCTTaagaatgaaatttttaaaatccataatTAGAAGTTAAATTTCAATTTGTATCTTGTCTTTTTTTGCACCTTTAGGGTGGGGTGTGCATGCTTTATTAGTTGGATCAGGTTAGAAGAAAAGGCATAGATAGATCTGTGtgctattttattaaaaaaaccaaccataATGAGCTTTTATAGTTGGACAGAAAGACTGCAGGTCTTGCCCAGCATGGTTATTAGCCATGCCTGCTGCGCTTGGACAGAATGCCCAAGGTAGACgaagagaaatatttccccAGTCAGCTTTTGAGTCTGAGAACTGAGTGGAGAAGTGGCATCCTTCTGCTGCAATCTCTCCTGCTTCCTGCTTTgcagtggcagctctgcaggctggaaTTAGCCCTCCTTGTCCAGTCTAGGTGGAGAGGTTAACAGGGAAAGAACAGGATCGTCCATTCTAGAAACAAGCACTGTTATCAAACCCCAAAGAATTATGGAATTGTATCAATTGTATCAATTTCTTTCTATGTTAAATCCATGAGCTTAGGGGGCTTGCAGAGTATCTTATATTTTATCAAATAATGTCTACAAATAGGctatacaatttaaaaatatttaatgattcaaaagaaagaaaggagagcaATTCTGCAAGTGCTCTCTGCAAATATATGGGCTGCAGTTTTAGGTTTGTTTTCATTACCTCTTCAGGATTTTGTAAGCACTACCTTTTGGAGTTAGTCTCTAGTCTAAAGAGGTAATTATTGCATTATGGCAATTTCAGTGATACTAATGTAATATTAGAGGAATTAAATACTTGCATACTGCAGGCTTTTATACTCAGAggattccttcttttctctagtcagttttctgatatttaagaaaattaaagccAAATTTGTCACTGTGTGAAATTCTTTTGTGTAAGCATATGTGTATCATGATTTTGCTAAAAGcctgaaattaaatatttaaactttgGATTTCAGGTTATCATGCTgatagatggaaaaaaatgttgataCCATATAGTTCACCAACAAAGGCTTACTTTGATACCTCGGACAAAGACCCCTTCTGCAGTGAGTGactaaatacatacataaaaccTCTTTATAAAAATTTATGTCTGTTATTTTCTAGCTGATCTGGGGTGAAAACATGTTAAAAGTAGCAAGCTAGTGTTAGCCACTGTGTAAAATGATGTAAGAAACCATGAACTAAGGGTCAGTTCACAGAcctggaggaagaagaggaagatggtGGCAGAAGAAAAGGTAATACTGTGTAATGGGATGGACTGccaaaaggaagaaggaagacaaaaaatgagAATCAAGagagagggcaggagctggattGATGAAACCTGCTTAGATGGGGTTGATGCTGCCATTttcagagagcagggaagggaagcgAGACTGCCTTGGGTGGGAGCCAAAAGACAGACATCTCCATGTTCCACCCGAGGAGAAGATCACCCTACAGTCAACTAAAGCTACACCATCTCTCCCCAGGAGTAAAACATTGAAGGGAAATTTCAGCTGAATGCTTCAGAGTTGTACTCTGTGGCAATGAGCTCTCATGGCGTGggcttcagctgcagcagttcATCTACCCGTGCAGGCCCATCCTGGATTTTCATCCAATTCCTGTTTGTATTAAAAGACTTTAGCACCTTGGACAAGTACAGCACACACTTCTAATTAGTCATGCTTAAGGTTCTTTAATTTAGGGTAGGGGGATAGGCTTGCAGGGAATTCATGTGAAATTAGGTTTTCCCATTAGTTTTGTCCATCATCTTGGTGAGTTTTGTGACCAGGGACACATGGTCCTAGTCATGCTTGCTGGTATCACAATATCTTCCAAAGGATTGAGGAGAGGTGAATGAAGTGgtggattttacttttttttttttttttaattacataaatttaaataaaataactccTCTTCCCACTGCTTTTCAGCTCAACCCAAATTTGTTACTATGGTTCTCCTCTGCCCCTTTCTGGTAGTTTTAGAAAGGGGAAGAGAGGATGGCACATGGAGCAGAATAAGAAATATTGTAATGACagtataaatttaaaataaaatttgcaaattcaagaagaaaatatgcaaaattaGGAAGAAGAACAAACTAGTCTGAAAAACAgtgtatttattaattaaagTCTTAATTATTAGATATTTGGAAGCCtgaggaaacagaaatgaagaggtcttaaaaagaaaggaaattgtaAAACTGAGCAAGACAAGGCCTCATATGAGACCTGGTCTTTTaggagagaatgaaaataaGCAACATGTCAAAAAATAGAGGAAGTTTTACTTGGTGTCCTGACTGGGAGCAGTAAAGGTGTGTGGTTTCAATACTGGTGATGGCTGCAGAAGGCCAGGTCAGGGTTTCTAAGGGCACAAGGCAGGTCAGCAGCAGATGAGCTTTTTATTCTCCTCTGATCTGGTAATGTAAAAGTAAAGAGTCACAACTCCTATTATCTACCAATGAATACATTTAACAGGGTGGTAACACCAGCTATTTCCTGTTGAGCTCATTTTTTAACACTCATGATTTCCTATTTCTTCCTGCAGTGTATAACTACTTACTGGACATCACTACCTGGAACAAAAGCATTAGGAGAGGTTACATTGACGTTAAAATAATAGACTTTGCTGGAAACATAGTAGAGTCACAGATGAATAGGTATGTTGCTCTTTgtctttaaatctttttttgaTCACTTtataagaataattttctgagttttctaAACCTCTTAACTTGTTAGCTTGTAATTTGAAAAAGTACCCTGAGTTTGTTAAGACTTGGCCTTGGCATCATTTGCTGGATGTGGCTCAGTGTCAGGAGCAATGCCCTCACCCTGAAATGATCCCTTCCCTGCTTGGTGCTGGTTTGAATCCTGTTCTGGCTGTCCTCATTCTGAATGCTCAAACTTGATACAACTCACATGATTTCCCAGtttaataataacagtaattatTCATTATTAGCAATATTGAATACTACTCAGCTAACCAAAgcatgacaaaatattttttctttagtgaaGCTTCAACATTTCAGCAATATAAAAGAGTCAAAATACTGACCGGATTTCACCAAGACAttgaaaaaattgcaaaaatttcCTTGACCTTTTCTACGAAGAGTTTAATAGGCCCAAAACACAAGCTTAGGATTCTTCAGATGAAGCTGAAATCTCTCAATAATCCAAAAAGGTGAGTGTTTGTCATGTATCACAGCTGGGTATCAGCTAAGGTGCTCAGGATGTTTTCTTGATAACCTGTATTTCCCTGcattattgttttttaattgcatattcCTAAGTGTGTGAGTACTCTTCTCATCCTCCTGGTGATAAAATTTGTCATGTGtaagagctgctgtgtgcatTAACATTTAGTGCACTGCAGCTCCTACATGGAGGTGTGACATGTGCTGTGTGTCACAGCTGTGCTTTCAAGGACCAGCCTGACTGACACCTGCATGGTCAGCTTCTCCTTCATAAGATCAATTTTATCAAGCacctttctgattttcttaTATCTGTACACAGCTTTTCATACTTGGGTGTGTAATGGAGCACTTCAGCAGCGTGTGACTGGAATAGTTTTTATGGTCTTATTGGTGAAGTTAAAAAGTTCTTCTAGGATCAGAACACAGGCTTGTGTCTTCTTAcagttaaaattaaataatctgtttgggttttttttctttgtaattactaattttttattaattctggTTTAAAATATTACAGCAGTATTACCATAATAAACCTCCAAATTTACTTGTACAGTAACACTAGCaattaaattttgcatttgcatCTTGTGAAAAGAACATATTACATGATTTGGGTAAGAAATAGCCAGGAGTAGCAAGAGTTGTTTAT
It encodes the following:
- the LOC136373281 gene encoding lipase member H-like; the encoded protein is MGGHNNNAAKRDGKTLEFGRVYMKPQGIYLTKSSITLNLPLFLHPFHMLKLCFFIFLIYWVKSDEEQKCPEFTDLNIGNALSGTKLHVQLLLYTRENHDCAEKLIEHNVAASEYLNTTKKIVFVIHGFRPTGSPPAWLGDMKKLLLSSEDMNLIIVDWNRGATTVNYIAAVGNCRKVAEILKNYVDQMLVGGASLDSMHMIGVSLGAHVAGFVGQKYNGKFGRITGLDPAGPSFTGEPPESRLDPTDAQFVDVIHSDINALGYKRPLGTIDFYPNGGMDQPGCPKTFFSGVQFFKCDHQRAVFLFLSSLKSKCDIITYPCDSYLDYKRGKCVDCDAFQPMSCPVLGYHADRWKKMLIPYSSPTKAYFDTSDKDPFCMYNYLLDITTWNKSIRRGYIDVKIIDFAGNIVESQMNSEASTFQQYKRVKILTGFHQDIEKIAKISLTFSTKSLIGPKHKLRILQMKLKSLNNPKRLQLCRYDFVLMESTELTFKPIPCYERGT